The window TAGCGGCGACGTCGACATCCAGTCCCGGATCTATCATCGCGCCACCTCGAAGTGGATCTCGATCACCATGCACCCGCAGTACAAGGCGATCGCGGCCCAGCGCCAGCCCGAGCCGGCACCGCTTCCGCCATTGGAGCGCACCAGCTGGACCTTCTTCAACGCCGCCGCCGAGACCCTCGAAGGTGCTACGGATCCGGAGCCCCCGTCGGACGACACGCACCGTTCCGGGCGCTCGGAGGGCGGCCCGATGCATCCCTGGCGCCGCCCGCTGGCGCTGAGCGTCACTGGTCTCCTCCTGCTGCTGGGCATCGAGCTCTCGTCGTCGGCTCCGCGTCCGCCGTGGTCTCCCAAGCCGCTGGCTCCGCGGACGGCGGCCGAGCGGGCGGAGCAGGTGTCAGCGCCCGCAGGCGAACCGGATGCCCAGGTCTCCCTCGCGAGCAGCTCGTCGAGATACCAGGGGTACACTCGGAGTGACGACCTTCGGAGTGAGGACCTTGACCCGGAGCAGGGCGCGTCGGTCGAAACCGCCCGGGTGAACGCGCCCGTTTCCGCGCCTGCCGCCGCCCCTGCCGCCGCGCCTGCCGCGCCCGGCCCGGTGAAGCTGCCGTTCGAGCTGCCCGTGGCCCCCAAGATTCGCTCGAAGCAGCTGCGTGAGGCGCTGCCCGCGCAACCGGTGGCCCAGCCGGCCGCTCAGCCGGCCGCACGCGAGCGGGGAAACGTGGTGTCGATCGACACCTTTATCCGGCAGTGGAGAGCGGCGCACGACTCGGCCAGGGCGCGGCTGGAGGGCGGCATGCGGGTGGTGCGGCTGAACGATCTGTTTGGGACGTCCCGGCTCTCTCCCAGTGGCGGCGTGACCGAGACCCGGATGGGTCTGGCCGGCGCGAGCAACTTCATTCGGGTGTACCGGCAGCAGCGTGGTCTGATCGAACGCCAGTATCAGGACTCGTTCACGGTAGTCTCCAAGCGGCTTGGCTGGTCACCCGCGGCGATTCGGCGCTGGTATGGCCGGGTCACGCCGAAGGAGTCGCCGGTGGTGGTCGAGCTCACCAACTCGCTCCTCGCGGGAGTGGACAGCCTGCTCGGTGTGCTGGATGCGCAGGCGGGCGCCTACACCATTACGCCGCGCACCATCCAGTTCGATGACCCGGCCGCCAAGGAGAGCTACTCGGCGCTCCGCCAGCGCATCGCGGCCACGGTAGACTCGGCGTCGGTGCTGATGGGCGCCGACTCGAACACTCCGGTGGGCTACCTGCTCCAGGCCATCGGCACTACCCGCCCGCCGCTGGAGATCTAAGCGCTCCGGCGCCGCTCTCGGCGCCGGGCTTCTCGACCAGCGCGCCTGGTGTCACACTCATCGCCCGCTCGGCCAGCTTCGGCTCGCCGCGGGCGATGAGCGCTTGATAGGCCGCGAGCGGCGACACCCCGGACCGCCGGATCCCGTGGTGGTCGCTGCCGACCAGATCCACCAGTCCCTCCGTGACCATCCCCCACGACAGCGCCTCAGGGCCCGATCGGTAGTGCCCGGTGAAGCTGCCCGCGTTCACCTGCAACAGCGCGCCCAGCTCCCGCCAGCGGCGCATCAGCTCCAGCGGGATGGTCCCCTCGAGGTAACGATACCGCTCCGGATGGGCGATCAGGATCCGGCGGCCGGCGGCGCGCGCGGCGCGGATCACGTCGGTGTGCTCGCCCTGCAGGTCGAAGCCGAACTCCACCAGCAGGGTGGCGGAGCCGGCCAATCCCACGTCGGCCCGGCCCGCCACCCGCGCGAGGGTGCCGGCATCCGGGGCCCAGATCTCCTGACCCAGCCCGAGCGCGGGAAGGTCGCGGTGACCGCCTGTGGCGGCCACGAGCCGGTCGAAGGCGCGGCGATGGACGTCGAGCTCGCGGGTGATGGCAGCATCGGTGGTGAGGCGCGGGAGCAGGAGGTGCGGGGTCGAGACCAGGGTACGCACGCCTTCGGCGAACAGGACAGCGAGGCAGCCGAGCGACTCCTCCACCGACTCCGACCCGTCGTCCACGCCGGGGACGAGGTGGTTGTGCAGATCGACGAAGGGCGGGGGCGGGTTGGGAGAGTGCGGTGAGCTCACGGTGTCTATCCTAATCACGCCCACGGATTCAGGTAATCACCGATCACCGAGTCAGATGGACCGAGATATACTTCCGGAGCCCTTTACGCCGAGCGCTCAGTGCAGACTGCCCGCCGAACCCATGGCTTTCGCGAGTCCGTGATCCGAGGGATGACCCGCCTCGCGCGGGAGCACAACTCGCTCAATCTGGCGCAGGGATTTCCCAACTTTCCGGCGCCGGACCTGCTCAAGGAGGCCGCGGCCCGGGCCATCAGGGACGACATCAACCAGTACGCCATCACCTGGGGGGCGCAGCGGTTGCGCGAAGCGATCGCGCGGAAGTACGAGGCGTGGTATGGCCTGACCGCCGACCCCGAGCGCGAGATCACCGTCACCTGCGGCGCCACCGAGGCGATGATCGCCACCCTCCTGGCCGTGGTGGACCCAGGCGACGAGGTCATTGTGTTCGAGCCGTTTTACGAGAACTACGGGCCGGACACCATCCTGGCCGATGCCCGCCCGGTGTTCGTGCCCCTGGAGCCCGGCCGGCCCCTGGACCTGGAATGGCTGGCCGCGGCGTTCACGCCTCGCACCCGGGCGATCGTCGTGAACACGCCCAGCAACCCGGCGGGCCGGGTGCTCGGCCGGGCGGAGCTGGAGGCAATTCGCGATCTCTGCGTGGCCCACGACGTGCTGGCGGTGACCGACGAGATCTACGAGCACATCCGCTTCGAGGGCGCGCACCTGCCGATCGCCACGCTGCCGGGAATGCGGGAGCGCACGGTCACCATCAGCGGCGCCTCCAAGACGTTCAGCGTCACCGGCTGGCGGATCGGGTGGATCATCGCCCCGCCGGAACTCACCGACGCCATCCGCAAGGTGCACGACTTTCTCACCGTAGGCGCCCCGGCACCGCTGCAGGAAGGGATCGCCGCGGCACTCGATGATCTGGAGCCGGTCTTCTATCAGACGCTTGCCGCCACCTACCGCTCCAAGCGCGACCTGCTGCACGGCGCCCTGATCGACGCGGGCTTCGGGTGCAGCAGCCCCGAAGGTGCCTACTACATCCTGGCCGACTTCACGGCGCTGGGCGAAATCGTCTCCGGCACGGGGCCGCCGATGGACGACACCGCCTTCTCGGTGTGGCTCTCTCGTGAGATCGGGGTCACTCCAGTGCCCGGCTCGAGCTTCTTCCGCGAGGGCGGTGGGCGATCGCTGGTGCGGTTCGTCTTCTGCAAGACGGAGGACATTCTCTCCGAGGCGGCCCGCCGGCTCGGCAGCATCAGGGCGGCGGAGACGGCCAGAGGGGTGCGGTCCGCCGCGCCCGCGGTGGAGAGCGGGCTCCAACGCTGAGAGGCCGTCGCCCATGAGCGTCTCCAGCGACCATGGTATCGCGCTGATCACCGGCGCCTCCGCCGGCATCGGACGGGAGTTCGGCGAGCAGGTGGCCCAGCGTGGGTACGACCTGATCCTGGTCTCGCGGGACGCCGCCCGGCTGGGCGAAGTCGCGGCTTCGCTCGAGACGAGATACGACGTCGGTGCGGAGGTCCTCCCGGCCGATCTCACGGTCGACGCCGAAGTGACCCGGGTGGCCCAGCGCATCGCGGGGGAGGCCCGGCTCGCGCTGCTGGTCAACAACGCGGGGTTCGGCGCGGCCGGCCGGCTAGCCGCGACGGACCCGGCGCAACAGGAAGCGATGGTCCGCCTGCATGTGCTTACACCGGTCCGGCTCACGCTCGCGGCCCTGCCGATGCTCTTGCGCAACCGGCGAGGCGCGGTGATCAACGTGTCCTCGATTGCCTCATTCGTCTATTCCCCGGGAAACGCCAACTACTCGGCCACCAAGTCGTACCTGACGACGTTTACCGAGGGGCTGGCGGCGGAGCTCGAGGGGAGCGGAGTGCAGGCGCAGGCGCTCTGTCCCGGGTTTACCCACACCGAGTTTCACGACCGGATGGGCGCGTCATCGGCCGGGGCACCGGCCTTCATGTGGATGAGCGCGGCCTCGGTGGTTCGCGCGTCGCTCCGGAGCCTGGACCGGCGGGGGCCGGTGGTCTGCGTACCGGGGCTCGGCAACAGGCTGCTGGTGCTGCTCATCCGGCTCATGCCCCGGCGTGCCATCGGACGGATCGCTGCATGGCGGCGGGCGCGAGTGGCGTCCGTGGAAGGGCGGGAAGGGCGGTAAGGCCGGGAAGGATGGTGGGGGTGAAGGTGGTGGCGGGGGCGATGGTGGCCGGCAGCACCACAACAACGGCACTCACAGTGGTGACCATTGAAACAGCGTGCACTATGATAAAAGGTGCACGTCACCAGAGTTCGTCCACGCTCGGAGGATTCATGCGGACATTCTGGAGTTGGACCCTGCTCCCCGTCATCCTGGCTGGCTGCGGGGCCGGCAGCCGCTCCACCCCGGCCGAAGCTCCACGAGACCCGCCGCACCCGCGCGACCTGACCACTCCGCTCACCTCCTCGCCGTCCGTGCAGGTGATTTCCAGTCGCGAGGTGATTCGGTCGGAGCCGGCACGGCAGGCCAAGTCCCGCGCTCACCGGCCCGCGCCCAAGGCGCAGACTGTCACACCCATTGCCGAGGCGACTGTCCCAGCGCCGGTCACGGTGTCGCCTTCTCGTTCGCCCGCTCCGGTGGAGACGCCGGTAGTCTGGAAAGGCGGAGCCGCCGCGCTGGAACCGGGACAGACGGTGACGATGGTGCCCGCCGAGTCCGGACCCACCCCCGCGCAGGAGGAGGGTCCAGCCCCGCTCAGGGAGCGGCGCGGCGGCATTATCCGGGTCGGGGGCGGAGGCTGTCACCCCCAGGACGGTCGCGGCCGCGGCAGCGTGTTTCGCCTCTCCTGGTAAGGAGTTAACTACCGCGGTCCAGATCCGGCACCTCTGAAAGGGGTGCCATTTGGCGTACCCGCCAGTTATGCTTGTGCTCGTCCGCTGAATCTGATCACACCGGGTATTCGGCTCCCTCTGGCTGGTGCGCTCGCCCTTTCAAAGGCGGGTGCCCTCGCGCGGTCGGGCTCAGCGTGCGCAGGCGTCCGTGGGCATTGACCAATTTTCACGCACAGTGGGGAGGCACGCATGAGGAAAGCTTGGGCGTTGATCGTGCTCGTGGCCGTATCGACGGTCGGCTGCAATCAGGGTGAACTGCGGAAGGCCCTCGCCGATGCGAAGGCCTCCGAAGCGCAGAAGGACAGCCTCCTGACCGAGGTCCTCGAAACCACTCAGTTCGTGAGCGACATCAACGGGGAGCTGGCGAAGACCAAGAGCATCACGGTCAGCACCAAGGGCACCGATCCGGGCCTGCCCGGGGCCAAGAAGGACCGGGAGGAGCGGAAGCAGGCGCTCGCGCGGGTCCAGGCTGTCATCGCGAAGCTCAACGAGAGCGAGGCGAACCTGAGCCAGGTCGAAACCCGCGCCAAGCAGTCCCGGCAGCGCAACGCGCGCCTCCTCGCCCAGATCGAGACCTACAAGAAGACCATCGACGACCTCAAGGCCACGGCCGAGCAGCAGAAGACCGACTATGAGGCGCAGATCGCCGCGGCGAACACCCAGATCGCGACCCTGGCCGGCCGGGTGGATACGCTGACGACGGAGAACACCACGCTGTCCTCCCAGAAGGCCGCGCTGAGCGATACCGTGGTCAACCTTACCGCGTACAAGAACACCGTGTACTACGCCGCGGGTACCAAGGACGAGCTGATCAAGAGGGGCGTGATCACCAAGGAAGGCTCCAAGTTCCTGATCTTCGGCGGCACCCGCCTGGAGCCGGCCCGCAACCTCGATCCCCAGGCGTTCACGGCGATCGACAAGGTGACCAACACCTCGATCCCGCTCCCCCGGACCGACAAGCAGTACAAGATCATCTCGCGGCAGAGCCCGACCTACCTGGCCCCGGGCGTCGCGAAGGATGGCAAGGTCACCGGCACCGTCAACATCGCCCAGCCGGAAGAGTTCTGGTCTGCATCGAAGTATCTCATTCTGGTGCAGGATTGACCGCGGGGGGAGCCGAATCCCGGTAGGATCACGACGGCCACCTCAGGGTGGCCGTCGTCGTTTCTTCAACAAAGATTCAGTCGGTTCAGGTGGGCGTAACCTCTCTCGCTGCAGTAGATTCAGATTCCGTTGTCAACAATTTCTACATCCGATGAGGAAAAGAATCCGGCGCCCCCGTGACCCGCGACACAGGCGTCCGGGCACTCCCACGGGAAATTCCTGGGAGGCCCCAACCCGGAGGTCGTTCGTGCGGAAGCTGATCCTTGCCGCGGGTATCGCGGCGCTCTGGAGTACCAGCGCCTGCCGGAAAACCGGCGAGGGCGAATACGAAGTGCAGAAGCCGGTCATCGGCACCACGACGGATACCGTGGCGACGCCGAGCGTCGAGACCGGAACCGTCAAGGACACCATCAACGTGCCCAAGGTAAAGACCGAAAAGAAGGAAGTGAACCTGCCGAAGGTAGAGGTGAAACCGCCGGCCGAGCGCAAGCCGTGAGCGCTATCCGCTAACGGTCATCCTCTTTCTCCGACCCGCTGGCGCACCTGCCAGCGGGTCGGCTGGCTTTGGATATATTCCCCTGCGGTCCCCAGTCGTTGCACCGTTGCATCTCTGCACACAGCAGGAGTCGGCATGCTGAAGCTCGGCGCGGGGCTCGCGGCGCTCACCCT of the Gemmatimonadales bacterium genome contains:
- a CDS encoding CpsB/CapC family capsule biosynthesis tyrosine phosphatase produces the protein MSSPHSPNPPPPFVDLHNHLVPGVDDGSESVEESLGCLAVLFAEGVRTLVSTPHLLLPRLTTDAAITRELDVHRRAFDRLVAATGGHRDLPALGLGQEIWAPDAGTLARVAGRADVGLAGSATLLVEFGFDLQGEHTDVIRAARAAGRRILIAHPERYRYLEGTIPLELMRRWRELGALLQVNAGSFTGHYRSGPEALSWGMVTEGLVDLVGSDHHGIRRSGVSPLAAYQALIARGEPKLAERAMSVTPGALVEKPGAESGAGALRSPAAGG
- a CDS encoding aminotransferase class I/II-fold pyridoxal phosphate-dependent enzyme; this encodes MTRLAREHNSLNLAQGFPNFPAPDLLKEAAARAIRDDINQYAITWGAQRLREAIARKYEAWYGLTADPEREITVTCGATEAMIATLLAVVDPGDEVIVFEPFYENYGPDTILADARPVFVPLEPGRPLDLEWLAAAFTPRTRAIVVNTPSNPAGRVLGRAELEAIRDLCVAHDVLAVTDEIYEHIRFEGAHLPIATLPGMRERTVTISGASKTFSVTGWRIGWIIAPPELTDAIRKVHDFLTVGAPAPLQEGIAAALDDLEPVFYQTLAATYRSKRDLLHGALIDAGFGCSSPEGAYYILADFTALGEIVSGTGPPMDDTAFSVWLSREIGVTPVPGSSFFREGGGRSLVRFVFCKTEDILSEAARRLGSIRAAETARGVRSAAPAVESGLQR
- a CDS encoding SDR family oxidoreductase produces the protein MSVSSDHGIALITGASAGIGREFGEQVAQRGYDLILVSRDAARLGEVAASLETRYDVGAEVLPADLTVDAEVTRVAQRIAGEARLALLVNNAGFGAAGRLAATDPAQQEAMVRLHVLTPVRLTLAALPMLLRNRRGAVINVSSIASFVYSPGNANYSATKSYLTTFTEGLAAELEGSGVQAQALCPGFTHTEFHDRMGASSAGAPAFMWMSAASVVRASLRSLDRRGPVVCVPGLGNRLLVLLIRLMPRRAIGRIAAWRRARVASVEGREGR